DNA from Triplophysa rosa linkage group LG12, Trosa_1v2, whole genome shotgun sequence:
TCTAAATAGTAAGTAGCGTGTTGTGAGCAGTACCTTTTATATCGTGTATTAGAAGTTTGTCATCAAGTGTAAATGAGCTAAGTattctgatctgatctgatctgatacAACGTTACATTGTTATGTATACAACgttatgttgtattatagttgTTTATGACACATAATGGATATGTATTAATTGTTTGGATTCTGTATTATTGGGACTTAATCCATTTGAATTACTAttgttttgtaatgtatttGATGTGTAGTTTGCTGTATTTGATATTGTTTATGATacttacagtttatttttcctTATGTATTATGTAATTCGTTTGTTATGTGATTTCCTGGTATTGTTATTtacaacattgttttatttatacaatGCTTTTAAGGATAATGATAAAGTATTTGGATTTTATGACACAAAGTCAGTGGCATTCCACTCTTTTGGGCACGATGAACATGTTAATTGTAtatgtttgttgtgtttctaGCATTGGAGAGAATATCAAACTTCTTGTTGATCGGCCTGATGGGACTTATTGTTTCAGACTTCATAATGATCGAGTATATTATATGAGGTAAAAACATTCTGCATATATTATTCCACTAGGTGACAATGATTTAGTCAACTTCTAAATGTACATTCTTTAATGGTTTAATATAATGTTGATttcaattagggctgtcacgattattaaataatcgtctcatcgcgattgtttgacctcatcgcgatgatttcggatcatcgcaattatcgcacatctctatagaagacactagggggagctgtagtgcatctgcatattgcatattttagtgtatatattgttactaaagcatggtaatacttgtaaaatgtaccaccacaacacaatcacttaaaaaaaaactaaaacatatacaaattacctgcagtacaatttaatattatttaagcaaatctcagtgtgaaaaccagtctaccaaaatttcattaacacacaagtaaaattttactgtagtcttgcaagtgagaaaaaatttgaaatcaaattttaatggtggcttcaattcacacctgatcaatttacttcatttacaagtatttggcggttgtattattgacaggtaaaagcctaaaccttaaatatatgatgacccaattttttctgatgtatttccaagaaaaaaacatagtcttgtattcagaacaatatggtcgtttcaatcgctgaatcaaaaatgaatgagaattaaatgtcaaagctcaaaaacagacaattaatcgtcataatcgccaaagccctaaaacagacaattaatcgccataatcgcaatgatttattagacaattaatcgtcaatcaaatttcataatcgtgacagccctaatttcaattaaaaaatatgcataatgatttttatatcGTCACATTCTTCATTCTAGTGAGAAAATGCTGAAGTTGGCAACAAACATTGCCAGAAATAAACTTGTGTCAGTTGGTACATGTTTTGGAAAGTTCACAAAGACACAGAAGTTCCGTCTGCACATCACAGCTCTCGATTTTCTTGCACCCTATGCCAAGGTAAACAATCAGTCTGTCTtcaaatattaacatttaatAATATGCATAGCAAATTTCACTGATCCATTGATtactattaaaaatacaatGCGCCCTGTGTATGATATTGCAGTTTAAGGTTTGGGTGAAGCCTGGGGCGGAGCAGTCGTTCCTGTATGGCAATCACGTTTTAAAGTCCGGCCTGGGAAGAATCACAGAAAACACAGCGCAGTATCAGGGAGTGGTGGTGTATTCCATGGCAGATGTACCGCTGGTAAGAGATCAGTGTTTAAAAATGCTCAGGGTAGAAAACTGTTGTCATCTAAAGCGGAATCAACGTTTAAGTACATTTTACCGTCTTCATTCTTCAGTTGGTACAATGAAGGATGTAGAACTAGAATGACTGACTCTAAGAGAGAAAAATGTAGACATTtcttttaaaactgtttttgtttgaaatgtttgacATTTATTTGTGCCCTTAACATCTCAATCTCAATTTCAGGGTTTTGGAGTTGCAGCGAAGACCACACAGGAGTGTCGTAAAGTTGATCCCATGTCTATCGTAGTGTTCCATCAGGCTGATGTTGGAGAATTCATCAGGAGTGAAGACACACTCACATAAAAGCACATCAACTCCAAAACTTATAATGGACAATTTTCTACATTCAGCCGAAGTTCTTATCACATTTATAAGGAGTTACAAGTGCGACATTCAAAGGAGAAGTGTCGCCATTCCATATGTATCAGTGACATCTGACAATGATCAATTTACAAACCCAACATCCTGTTGACTTTCCATTCATGTTTTCTCTGTTAAGAAACAATTAAATGACACTTAAAGGTTGtgaaatgcatgtttatttatggatcaaatgaaatataagaCTTAAATAGATTGATATAGTAACTTTTGTACTCACACaaaccatttaaaaagaaaatgtttatttaaatacactGATCTTTAAATTAGGAGTCAGACGCGTGTTAGCaaagtcaaataaaacattgacatttCTAGGAAATTGTAACACGGTTATTAAAAAGCGAGTAGGTCTCTAGGTGTTCAGCTCTTAGTTAGTATTTAGTTGTTTTACGTTTAGTATTTGAATAGAAGTGCTTTGATCATATCTGTAAAAGGCCTGAACACAACTGGGTTGCATTGGCTTTTATTATGTAAAAGAACTTTACATAAGAACATCATGACACTTGATGAAAGTATCAGAACAATATTTGCTTACACATTTATTACAGACATCATTTTACAACCGTAGCTTTCTGCCTGCAAACTCCGTATTCAACAAGCCAAGTTCAGGCCAGTAAGAAGAATGATCTAATATGGGGAAAAATTAGAGATtcgttttccacattttgttgaCATTATGGCCACAGGTATCACACTGACCACGGGATCACACTAAATCCAAGGCTTTCAACAATCTTTCAAAGACCAAAACTCTCTGCTTATACAGTTAGTTTTACAGTCAAGTAATATCTAGAATCACAAgtctactttttttttttagaaatagaACTGATGTCAGGCAAATACTGTCAGAGTACATAATGCAAAACACGTCTAattcaaaaacattacaaataattGTTCCTCTacgcaaaaaaatataaagtataaaaaGTATGAGATACATTCTTAGGGATGTGCTGATAAAAGGCATGTCGTCTCATCACATAATCTTCAGGGATTGCATATAGTACATATTCCCTTTACAGAAAAAGAATAACTCAGatgttgtttaataaaacagaatttaaaGCCAGTCTAATCTGAGGAACATCTTATAAAATCTCTTAAGGGAATGTGTAAAACAAGGGcctaaaaataaatcataacaTTGGCACActcaaaacatgattaaaatgcTGGAGAAACAAAATCGTTCTGATTGATTTGATCTATATTGATGTATCTGGCATCATAAATATGCAAGAATCATTGTCAGTTGGTTCAGAACTTCTAgtcatttttgttcaaatgCATCTCATCTCATATAGAAAATAATGAACACGAATTTTCTGATTTCCAAACTTATGCCTGAAAACACATGACAGTATTGTAAACATAATATCCACGAGTGTTAATACACATTTACCTAGATTGTTGAAATGGAGTGCTGATAGAAAGCCTCACGTGACCTCCTGCACCATTCTAGAGCAACATTCTGTTTGTTCTATCATGGCATTTTTTTCTAAGAAAAAACGATGATTTCGATCATACAGTTTGAATCTCACAGAACCTGTTCGGGTCACATTTCCTACCATAAAGAAGATAAAATGACAAAGTTTTTTACTAAGGGAAATTAAGCTAGTTATGAAACTAATGGTGTTTTGCAATTCAAAACGACTTGTTCTCAGCCTGAGCTTCCAACGTCAACCAAAAGCACCTGAACAAAACATTCCCGATGTTTACAGACAGAATATGACAATATGGTTTGCGCTCCACATTCTTTATGCAAATTACAATTTAgtgtttattcttttattatgtCAGCAGGTTTTGTTAGATTCCTGCAGTAAGACGCATCGACCCTGCCAAACGGCTTCCagctttattacataaaaacattttccaaAAGGAAAACTCAGTGGTCACCATAAAACCATTCTCTAAGCTAAGATACACGCAGACTACCGATTAAAAGTGATGACAACAAAAGATGCGACATGAAATAAAAACGTGATAGTCAGCCTCTATGACAGTCAGCTCAGTATCATGGACCTGATGTGGACATACTTTAATCACGTATGTCATAATGCGATTTATCTTTATCTACCAGAACAGCATGTGTAAGATGTATATAGTTACCATGTCCATCTAGCTATAAGCATTTTGTGGGACTGGCGTTCATTTTACAGAACGAGGCTCTAGTTATCTCTACAATACATGAAGACAagatgatttaaaatgacatcatcacttaCATTATGAGATAGATGCTAGCTGCAAGCTCTTAATACCTATGAGGGTGAATCTCAAGAAATGTTTAAGACGAATATTTCACCACAAAATCAAGAAGAAATCTGTGGTGCGTGAATGTAGGAAAGCAccaacaaatacttaaaaaatcgttactgtaaatcaaaaatgcatattatgatTGATTTAAACATAGAATGGCCACATTCACATTGCATGAATAAGAATGAGACTTTTGTATGTCAACTAtgctaaaaacatttaaatggtcCTAAAAAAGACTTTTGTTTAATTCTTTTGTTTTAGAGGTGAAATATGACCTTGACATTTTCTAACAGAGATTCACCCAACAAACCATTTTTGGCAAAACACATTCCCTTACAAAATTCTGTTTGGTTTATGATGTATTTGATCAACCAGCATTTGGTAACCGGAGATGAGAATGAGTTTAGTCACACAGTAGCTCTATTTAAACAGCAAGTGATTTCTTTAGGCTGAATAAGAGACATTGACatcctttaaatgttttgaaatttcCAAAACCTAGTCCACTTGAAAAGAAACTAAATCCATGAGTGTGCACGTTCATGAAGACGATGCAAGCAAAACAAGT
Protein-coding regions in this window:
- the nip7 gene encoding 60S ribosome subunit biogenesis protein NIP7 homolog, whose product is MRPLTEEETKTMFEKLSKYIGENIKLLVDRPDGTYCFRLHNDRVYYMSEKMLKLATNIARNKLVSVGTCFGKFTKTQKFRLHITALDFLAPYAKFKVWVKPGAEQSFLYGNHVLKSGLGRITENTAQYQGVVVYSMADVPLGFGVAAKTTQECRKVDPMSIVVFHQADVGEFIRSEDTLT